A genomic segment from Gemmatimonadaceae bacterium encodes:
- a CDS encoding type II/IV secretion system protein, whose amino-acid sequence MNGARETGDGGREMVTAEALRVAAMGELASRLPPAYLEEHALVPLEVAADGALVVAAGRTPDVTVTDELARLFARAVRVVEAPPSDVQAALLGARRETIEGAGAGDGVAAGDAGLGDLRAQANDAPVVQLVNALLGDALQRGASDVHLECTRGGLRLRLRLDGVLREVATYPAALQGGVMSRLKLLAGLDIAERRLPQDGRARVKLGSREVDLRASTLPALHGESLVLRVLDQGTSAGGVRDLGALGMPPALRVAFEPLVLRSSGLILVTGPTGSGKTTTLYAALARRNEPGVKIVTVEDPVEYQVAGVTQVPVNRKAGLGFANVLRSILRHDPDIVMVGELRDRETAEMAVQAALTGHLVLTTLHTNDAPGAITRLIDMGIEPYLVAATVHGVLAQRLVRITCPACAQPIAPGDASLAGLGGPHLRNSATTHARRGAGCDACGGTGYRGRTGIYELYVPDDRDRRFIASHGTIDEMRPAGRSFCAPSLRESAAMLVHAGVTTPEEVRRVLSLEDAPTHDGMPSFVRRELPGHRATAEGDA is encoded by the coding sequence GTGAACGGCGCCCGGGAGACGGGGGACGGGGGACGGGAGATGGTGACGGCGGAGGCGCTGCGCGTCGCCGCCATGGGCGAGCTCGCATCACGCCTTCCACCGGCATATCTCGAGGAGCATGCGCTGGTGCCGCTCGAGGTTGCGGCTGACGGTGCGCTCGTCGTCGCCGCGGGGCGTACGCCCGACGTCACGGTCACCGACGAACTGGCGCGGCTCTTTGCCCGCGCGGTTCGCGTGGTCGAGGCGCCGCCCTCCGATGTGCAGGCCGCGCTGCTGGGGGCGCGGCGGGAGACGATCGAGGGAGCAGGCGCCGGCGACGGCGTTGCGGCTGGCGACGCCGGGCTCGGCGACCTGCGCGCGCAGGCCAACGACGCCCCGGTGGTCCAGCTGGTGAACGCCCTCCTCGGCGACGCGCTGCAGCGCGGGGCAAGCGACGTCCACCTCGAATGCACGCGCGGCGGGTTGCGCCTGCGGTTGCGGCTGGACGGCGTCCTGCGCGAGGTGGCCACGTACCCCGCCGCGCTGCAAGGCGGCGTGATGTCGCGCCTCAAGCTGCTGGCCGGGCTCGACATCGCCGAGCGGCGACTGCCGCAGGATGGGCGCGCCCGCGTGAAGCTCGGGTCCCGCGAGGTCGACCTGCGCGCCTCGACACTCCCGGCGCTGCACGGCGAGAGCCTGGTGCTGCGCGTCCTGGACCAGGGGACGAGTGCCGGCGGCGTCCGCGACCTGGGAGCGCTCGGGATGCCGCCGGCGCTGCGCGTCGCCTTCGAACCGCTCGTCCTGCGATCGTCGGGACTCATCCTGGTTACCGGCCCCACGGGCTCGGGAAAGACCACGACGCTCTACGCAGCGCTCGCCAGGCGCAACGAGCCCGGGGTGAAGATCGTGACCGTCGAGGACCCGGTGGAGTACCAGGTCGCCGGCGTCACGCAGGTCCCCGTGAACCGCAAGGCGGGGCTTGGCTTTGCCAACGTGCTGCGGTCGATCCTGCGTCACGACCCGGACATCGTGATGGTGGGCGAGCTGCGCGATCGCGAGACCGCCGAGATGGCGGTGCAGGCGGCGCTCACCGGCCACCTCGTCCTCACCACGCTGCACACCAACGACGCCCCCGGCGCCATCACGCGCCTCATCGACATGGGAATCGAGCCGTATCTCGTGGCCGCGACCGTGCACGGTGTCCTGGCGCAGCGGCTGGTGCGCATCACCTGTCCGGCGTGCGCGCAACCCATTGCACCTGGCGATGCCTCGCTCGCCGGGCTCGGTGGCCCCCACCTGCGCAATTCCGCAACGACGCACGCCCGCCGCGGCGCCGGCTGCGACGCCTGCGGCGGGACCGGCTATCGCGGTCGCACCGGGATCTACGAGCTGTACGTCCCCGACGATCGCGACCGCCGCTTCATTGCCAGCCATGGGACCATCGACGAGATGCGCCCCGCCGGCCGGAGCTTCTGCGCCCCGTCGCTGCGCGAATCGGCGGCCATGCTGGTGCACGCCGGCGTGACGACCCCCGAGGAGGTGCGCCGGGTCCTGAGCCTCGAGGACGCCCCGACGCACGACGGCATGCCATCGTTTGTCCGCCGTGAACTGCCCGGCCATCGCGCCACCGCGGAGGGCGACGCGTGA
- a CDS encoding type II secretion system F family protein codes for MSLSFRYRAATPAGEVVEGVVQADTPRGAMDELRRQTLVPVDVAPIASDGSGSATLPHWLDRRRRDAALATAARTLASMLAGGATLDRALRFAADHALSTEVGSALSAVRNDVQRGETLANALRAHQDVFGSLAPAVVRAGEESGTLDQSLARYADHVERARDLRAQLRATLLYPALMGVVAGVGIVVLLTFVVPRFVAILNDTGGTLPLSTRLLMATSAAAVRWWWAWLALGAVVLVGGRAWLAAAANRERWHAARLALPVVGTLERAVATARFSRTFGTLLQGGAPLLTALRVGREAVDNLALGAALERSERAVARGEPVAGSLGPALPPLATQLFAVGEESGSLDVMALRVADTFDAESQRTLRSLVALIEPLLIVAFGAMVGFVALAMLQAIYSINASAL; via the coding sequence GTGAGCCTCTCTTTCCGCTATCGCGCCGCCACCCCCGCCGGGGAGGTGGTCGAGGGGGTGGTGCAGGCCGACACGCCGCGGGGCGCGATGGACGAGCTGCGGCGACAGACGCTCGTCCCCGTCGATGTCGCGCCCATTGCATCTGACGGAAGCGGCTCGGCGACGCTGCCGCACTGGCTCGACCGTCGGCGCCGTGATGCCGCGCTGGCCACCGCCGCGCGCACCCTGGCCTCCATGCTTGCCGGTGGCGCCACCCTCGACCGCGCGCTGCGGTTCGCCGCCGACCACGCGCTGAGCACCGAAGTGGGGAGCGCCCTCAGCGCCGTGCGCAACGACGTGCAGCGCGGCGAGACGCTGGCCAACGCGCTGCGCGCGCACCAGGACGTCTTCGGGTCGCTCGCCCCCGCCGTGGTGCGCGCCGGCGAGGAGAGCGGGACGCTCGACCAATCACTGGCACGATACGCCGATCACGTGGAACGCGCGCGCGACCTGCGCGCGCAACTGCGTGCCACGCTCCTCTACCCCGCCCTGATGGGCGTCGTGGCCGGCGTGGGCATCGTCGTCCTCCTCACCTTCGTCGTCCCGCGCTTCGTCGCGATCCTCAACGACACCGGCGGGACACTCCCGCTCTCCACACGCCTCCTCATGGCCACCAGCGCCGCCGCCGTGCGCTGGTGGTGGGCGTGGCTGGCGTTAGGCGCCGTGGTGTTGGTGGGAGGGCGCGCCTGGCTCGCGGCCGCCGCCAACCGCGAACGATGGCACGCTGCACGCCTCGCGTTGCCTGTGGTGGGGACACTCGAACGCGCGGTGGCCACGGCGCGCTTCTCACGCACCTTCGGGACGCTGCTGCAGGGCGGGGCCCCGCTGCTGACCGCGTTGCGCGTGGGGCGCGAGGCGGTCGACAACCTCGCACTGGGCGCGGCACTGGAACGCTCGGAGCGCGCCGTGGCGCGCGGCGAACCGGTGGCCGGGTCGCTGGGGCCGGCACTCCCACCGCTCGCCACGCAGCTCTTCGCCGTTGGAGAGGAGAGCGGCTCGCTCGACGTCATGGCGCTGCGCGTGGCCGACACCTTCGACGCCGAATCGCAGCGCACGCTCCGCTCGCTCGTCGCGCTCATCGAACCGCTCCTCATCGTCGCCTTCGGCGCCATGGTGGGATTCGTCGCCCTCGCCATGCTCCAGGCGATCTACTCGATCAACGCCTCCGCGTTATGA
- the gspG gene encoding type II secretion system major pseudopilin GspG produces MRTRSRHHRRPRGSRGSRGFTLLELLVVIIVLALLAGLVAPQIFGRVGEAKTTTARTQMALLATALDSYRLDNGAYPSSEQGLTALRVKPTREPIPANWKGPYLRKDVPLDPWDRPYAYRSPGVRNANGFDLMTLGKDGKEGGAGEDADLIGQ; encoded by the coding sequence ATGCGCACTCGCTCGCGCCACCATCGACGTCCGCGCGGCTCGCGCGGCTCGCGCGGCTTCACGCTGCTCGAGCTCCTCGTCGTGATCATCGTGCTCGCGCTCCTGGCCGGGCTGGTGGCGCCGCAGATCTTCGGGCGCGTGGGCGAGGCCAAAACGACCACGGCGCGCACGCAGATGGCGCTGCTCGCGACGGCGCTCGACAGCTACCGGCTCGACAACGGCGCGTATCCGTCGAGCGAGCAGGGGCTGACCGCGTTGCGCGTGAAGCCGACGCGCGAACCCATCCCCGCCAACTGGAAGGGGCCGTACCTTCGCAAGGATGTCCCGCTCGATCCGTGGGATCGTCCCTACGCCTACCGCTCGCCTGGCGTGCGCAACGCGAACGGGTTCGATCTCATGACGCTGGGGAAGGATGGGAAGGAGGGGGGCGCGGGCGAGGATGCCGACCTCATCGGCCAGTGA
- a CDS encoding DUF1800 domain-containing protein yields MRHTVTEREDGNLEQPTGEWADALDAAAESADGAGVRQDERPSRRRFFALGVSMAAASMASTGAAAAQQGTKPSATRTMVKRLLQQPPNPTFDPFGKNTPPTQKGWDSALTRLVRRVTNGVTEEELKLARKLGFVGYLNYHLAYAKVDDAVAQNFVAQNYPYLGQTVDQLYNLDQGMLQNQLTEATLYRAAFSKRQLYERMVEFWSDHFNISFSQVNYLKLVDDKEVIRRHALGKFPDLLKASAHSPAMLEYLDNTRNRQRTLNENYAREIMELHTLGVDGGYTQVDVRELARVLTGWTLNGRGTFAFDASGHDFSAKTVMGQVLPAMPSSAGAAAKSEGDQMLDFLVKHPSTAKFIAKKMLRFLLAYDPTAAQVTAVAAVYTRTQGDIPSMVRAVLTPANVAAAAPKLKRPYTFLLSALRAVNPVVSGVTAPRRALTTLGQPMFMWDPPDGYPDHADYWAGGVQQRWNYAVTLANLGTSGEMTLDIARFNGTNTHDAIIAAIDKAAFGGEMPERLKAQLLAYVKVQATPSVQRVRETLSLALSSSTFQWI; encoded by the coding sequence ATGCGCCACACCGTGACGGAGCGGGAAGACGGAAACCTGGAGCAGCCGACGGGCGAATGGGCCGACGCGCTGGACGCGGCCGCCGAGTCGGCAGACGGCGCAGGCGTTAGGCAGGACGAGCGCCCGTCGCGGCGTCGCTTCTTTGCGCTCGGAGTGTCGATGGCGGCCGCGTCGATGGCGAGCACCGGTGCCGCCGCCGCGCAGCAGGGAACCAAGCCATCGGCCACGCGCACGATGGTCAAGCGACTGTTGCAGCAGCCGCCCAATCCCACCTTCGACCCGTTCGGGAAGAACACGCCGCCCACGCAGAAGGGGTGGGACTCCGCGCTCACGCGCCTCGTGCGCCGCGTGACCAACGGCGTCACCGAGGAGGAGCTGAAGCTGGCGCGGAAGCTCGGCTTCGTCGGCTATCTCAACTACCACCTGGCGTACGCAAAGGTCGACGACGCCGTCGCCCAGAACTTCGTTGCCCAGAACTATCCCTATCTCGGGCAGACCGTCGACCAGCTGTACAACCTCGACCAGGGGATGCTGCAGAACCAGCTGACCGAGGCGACGCTGTACCGGGCCGCCTTCTCCAAGCGCCAGCTCTACGAGCGCATGGTCGAGTTCTGGAGCGACCACTTCAACATCTCGTTCTCGCAGGTCAACTACCTCAAGCTGGTGGACGACAAGGAAGTCATCCGCCGCCACGCGTTAGGCAAGTTCCCCGACTTGCTCAAGGCGAGCGCGCACTCGCCGGCCATGCTGGAGTACCTCGACAACACCCGCAACCGCCAGCGGACGCTCAACGAGAACTACGCGCGCGAGATCATGGAGCTCCACACGCTCGGCGTCGACGGCGGCTACACGCAGGTCGACGTGCGCGAGCTGGCGCGTGTGCTCACCGGGTGGACGCTCAACGGGCGTGGGACCTTTGCCTTCGACGCCTCGGGGCACGACTTCAGCGCGAAGACGGTCATGGGGCAGGTGCTCCCGGCAATGCCGTCGAGCGCCGGCGCCGCCGCCAAGAGCGAAGGCGACCAGATGCTCGACTTCCTGGTGAAGCACCCGAGCACCGCGAAATTCATCGCGAAGAAGATGCTGCGCTTCCTGCTGGCGTACGACCCCACGGCGGCGCAAGTCACCGCGGTGGCAGCGGTCTACACGCGCACGCAGGGCGACATCCCGTCGATGGTGCGCGCCGTGCTCACGCCGGCGAACGTTGCAGCTGCGGCGCCCAAGCTCAAGCGGCCGTACACCTTCCTCCTCTCCGCCCTGCGCGCGGTGAATCCGGTGGTGAGTGGGGTGACCGCGCCGCGCCGCGCCCTCACGACGCTCGGGCAGCCGATGTTCATGTGGGATCCGCCCGATGGCTATCCCGATCACGCCGACTACTGGGCGGGAGGCGTGCAACAGCGCTGGAACTACGCCGTCACCCTCGCCAACCTCGGCACGTCGGGCGAGATGACGCTCGACATTGCGCGCTTCAACGGCACCAATACGCACGACGCCATCATCGCCGCCATCGACAAGGCCGCCTTCGGTGGCGAGATGCCGGAGCGCCTCAAGGCGCAGCTCCTCGCCTACGTCAAGGTGCAGGCGACGCCGTCCGTACAGCGCGTGCGCGAGACGCTCTCGCTCGCGCTGAGTTCCTCGACCTTCCAGTGGATCTGA
- a CDS encoding DUF1501 domain-containing protein: MSHDLHDDCACTEYNELVSRRDFLGTAGGMSGAALYAWAYPEWLPKVSFADSFASERDVIVSVFLRGGADGLSLCAPFGDPLYYTGRPTIAIPRPDSSSTATRGIALDNFFAFPQAMRFLVPAYQAGNLLVVHGAGLTYNTRSHFDAQHYMEVGKANDVSVNTGWLGRHLATTSPMKNGAALRGIGISDGLVDTLKGGPLTVPMTDPANYGISGSSSTRNERTSWLQAEYTDSLEPAKSAALNAIATINLLRSLNISGYAPANGAVYPNTGLARGLRSSAALIKADIGVEAIHLDIGGWDTHTDQNPLTGGMATTMTQLSQALGAFWQDCISSGLAQNVSVVVLSEFGRNVRENGGRGTDHGRGTAMFAMGRGIRGGRVLTNNWKSLDQANLVDKQDLPVTVDYRDILGEIIQNRLGNANLGTVFPGYVPSFRGVTQ, translated from the coding sequence ATGAGCCACGACCTGCACGACGACTGCGCGTGCACCGAATACAACGAACTCGTCAGCCGGCGTGATTTTCTCGGGACCGCCGGCGGAATGTCGGGAGCTGCACTGTATGCCTGGGCCTATCCCGAGTGGCTCCCCAAGGTCTCGTTTGCCGATTCGTTCGCCAGCGAGCGTGATGTCATCGTCTCCGTCTTCCTGCGCGGCGGCGCCGACGGCCTCTCGTTATGCGCGCCGTTCGGCGACCCGCTCTACTACACGGGGCGCCCCACCATCGCCATCCCGCGCCCGGACTCCTCCTCGACTGCCACGCGCGGCATCGCCCTGGACAACTTCTTCGCCTTCCCGCAGGCGATGCGCTTCCTGGTCCCAGCCTATCAGGCAGGGAACCTCCTCGTGGTGCACGGCGCCGGGCTCACATACAACACGCGCTCCCACTTCGACGCCCAGCACTACATGGAAGTCGGAAAGGCCAACGACGTGAGCGTGAACACGGGATGGCTCGGGCGACATCTCGCGACCACCTCGCCCATGAAGAACGGCGCGGCGCTCCGCGGCATCGGCATCTCCGATGGCCTCGTCGATACGCTGAAGGGCGGCCCGCTCACCGTGCCGATGACGGATCCCGCCAACTACGGCATCTCCGGGAGCAGCTCGACGCGCAACGAGCGCACCTCGTGGCTCCAGGCCGAGTACACCGACTCGCTCGAGCCGGCAAAGTCCGCGGCGCTCAACGCCATCGCCACGATCAACCTCCTCCGCTCGCTCAACATCTCCGGCTACGCACCGGCTAACGGTGCGGTGTATCCCAACACCGGTCTGGCGCGCGGCCTCCGCTCCTCGGCGGCGCTCATCAAGGCCGATATCGGCGTGGAGGCGATCCACCTCGACATCGGCGGCTGGGACACGCACACCGACCAGAACCCGCTCACCGGCGGGATGGCGACGACAATGACGCAGCTGTCGCAGGCGTTAGGCGCCTTCTGGCAGGATTGCATCTCATCCGGGCTTGCGCAGAACGTCTCCGTCGTCGTCCTCTCCGAGTTCGGGCGCAACGTACGCGAGAACGGGGGGCGCGGCACCGACCACGGGCGCGGCACCGCGATGTTCGCCATGGGGCGCGGCATTCGCGGCGGGCGCGTCCTCACCAACAACTGGAAGTCGCTCGACCAGGCCAACCTCGTCGACAAGCAGGACCTCCCGGTCACCGTCGACTACCGCGACATCCTTGGCGAGATCATCCAGAACCGACTCGGCAACGCCAACCTCGGCACGGTGTTCCCGGGCTACGTGCCGTCGTTCAGGGGGGTAACGCAGTAG
- a CDS encoding Ig-like domain-containing protein, translated as MTLTRCLGARTAALVSCLALATTPLVLTGCGGGGDSPSGPDGVASVALNAPSLTMLVGRSEQLAATARDAQGNTIAGAPAASWKTSNSAVATVTATGLVTAVGNGSASITATISGKAASAAVTVAPAPTSVTVNMPGTSFTPFHATLKVGGTVSYVFPSLAHNVIFDRIAGAPADIPGQVASQTVNRTFNTVSLYKYVCSLHPGMEGEVDVVQ; from the coding sequence ATGACGTTGACCCGTTGCCTAGGGGCGCGCACCGCCGCCCTCGTCTCCTGCCTTGCGCTCGCGACGACCCCGTTGGTGCTGACGGGGTGTGGCGGCGGGGGCGATTCGCCATCCGGCCCCGATGGTGTGGCGTCGGTTGCGCTCAACGCGCCGAGCCTGACGATGCTGGTGGGACGCAGCGAGCAGCTGGCGGCCACGGCCAGGGATGCGCAGGGGAACACGATCGCCGGCGCCCCCGCCGCCAGCTGGAAGACGTCCAACTCCGCCGTCGCGACCGTCACCGCCACCGGTCTCGTGACGGCGGTGGGAAACGGGAGCGCCTCCATCACCGCCACCATCTCGGGGAAGGCCGCAAGCGCCGCGGTCACCGTGGCCCCCGCGCCGACGTCGGTGACGGTAAACATGCCGGGAACGAGCTTCACCCCGTTCCACGCAACGCTCAAGGTGGGGGGGACGGTGAGCTACGTGTTCCCGTCACTCGCCCACAACGTGATCTTCGACCGAATCGCCGGCGCCCCCGCCGACATCCCGGGACAGGTCGCCAGCCAGACGGTGAACCGCACCTTCAACACCGTGAGCCTCTACAAGTACGTCTGTTCGCTGCATCCCGGAATGGAGGGCGAAGTGGACGTCGTGCAGTAG